The proteins below come from a single Aegilops tauschii subsp. strangulata cultivar AL8/78 chromosome 6, Aet v6.0, whole genome shotgun sequence genomic window:
- the LOC109732160 gene encoding methionine aminopeptidase 1B, chloroplastic isoform X3 → MKLLVSPPPPLFPSSPCRRSGKAILQKHFHAVATRESCKCGEANRTAICRVAETHGSEQVKGREPLRRGTVSPRLPVPEHIRRPPYDGTDHLPDVNPGRQMHDRESIVHMRAACELAARVLQYAGTMVKPSVTTDEIDRAVHQMIIDAGAYPSPLGYGGFPKSVCTSVNECICHGIPDSRALRDGDIINIDVTIYLNGYHGDTSRTYLCGEVDEPTKQLVKVTKECMLRGISACKHGVSFKAIGERISEHVNKYGYSIDPFIGHGVGTIFHSEPIIWHTYDYEPGFMVAGQTFTIDASNVGLSM, encoded by the exons ATGAAGCTCCTCGTGTCACCTCCGCCGCCGCTGTTCCCCTCCTCCCCCTGCCGCCGTTCAG GTAAGGCTATTCTCCAGAAGCATTTCCATGCGGTAGCAACACGAGAATCTTGCAAATGCGGGGAAGCCAACAGAACGGCGATCTGCAG gGTTGCAGAGACCCATGGCTCTGAACAAGTAAAGGGAAGGGAACCACTTAGGCGCGGCACGGTCAGTCCACGCCTCCCGGTGCCCGAGCACATCCGCCGACCGCCTTACGATGGTACCGATCATCTGCCAGATGTAAATCCCGGTCGGCAAATGCATGACCGTGAGAGCATCGTTCATATGAGAGCCGCATGCGAGCTTGCTGCCCGAGTTCTTCAGTATGCAGGAACAATGGTGAAG CCCTCCGTGACGACAGATGAAATCGACAGGGCAGTTCATCAGATGATCATTGATGCTGGTGCCTACCCTTCTCCCCTTGGATACGGCGGGTTCCCGAAGAGCGTCTGCACGTCGGTGAATGAGTGCATCTGCCATGGAATTCCTGACTCACGCGCACTACGG GATGGGGATATCATCAACATTGATGTTACAATCTACTTAAAT GGATATCATGGTGACACCTCAAGAACATATCTGTGTGGGGAGGTCGATGAACCTACTAAGCAGCTTGTAAAG GTCACTAAAGAGTGCATGCTAAGGGGCATATCAGCCTGCAAACATGGTGTTAGCTTTAAGGCAATTGGAGAGAGAATAAG TGAACATGTGAACAAGTACGGCTACAGCATCGATCCCTTCATCGGGCACGGAGTTGGGACGATCTTCCATTCAGAACCCATCATATGGCACACCT ATGATTATGAGCCAGGATTCATGGTCGCAGGCCAGACATTCACAATCG ATGCAAGTAACGTAGGACTGAGTATGTGA
- the LOC109732160 gene encoding methionine aminopeptidase 1B, chloroplastic isoform X1, whose protein sequence is MKLLVSPPPPLFPSSPCRRSGKAILQKHFHAVATRESCKCGEANRTAICRVAETHGSEQVKGREPLRRGTVSPRLPVPEHIRRPPYDGTDHLPDVNPGRQMHDRESIVHMRAACELAARVLQYAGTMVKPSVTTDEIDRAVHQMIIDAGAYPSPLGYGGFPKSVCTSVNECICHGIPDSRALRDGDIINIDVTIYLNGYHGDTSRTYLCGEVDEPTKQLVKVTKECMLRGISACKHGVSFKAIGERISEHVNKYGYSIDPFIGHGVGTIFHSEPIIWHTYDYEPGFMVAGQTFTIEPTLSMGSTRCEVWDDGWTAITVDGSLNAQFEHTVLVTVNGAEILTKC, encoded by the exons ATGAAGCTCCTCGTGTCACCTCCGCCGCCGCTGTTCCCCTCCTCCCCCTGCCGCCGTTCAG GTAAGGCTATTCTCCAGAAGCATTTCCATGCGGTAGCAACACGAGAATCTTGCAAATGCGGGGAAGCCAACAGAACGGCGATCTGCAG gGTTGCAGAGACCCATGGCTCTGAACAAGTAAAGGGAAGGGAACCACTTAGGCGCGGCACGGTCAGTCCACGCCTCCCGGTGCCCGAGCACATCCGCCGACCGCCTTACGATGGTACCGATCATCTGCCAGATGTAAATCCCGGTCGGCAAATGCATGACCGTGAGAGCATCGTTCATATGAGAGCCGCATGCGAGCTTGCTGCCCGAGTTCTTCAGTATGCAGGAACAATGGTGAAG CCCTCCGTGACGACAGATGAAATCGACAGGGCAGTTCATCAGATGATCATTGATGCTGGTGCCTACCCTTCTCCCCTTGGATACGGCGGGTTCCCGAAGAGCGTCTGCACGTCGGTGAATGAGTGCATCTGCCATGGAATTCCTGACTCACGCGCACTACGG GATGGGGATATCATCAACATTGATGTTACAATCTACTTAAAT GGATATCATGGTGACACCTCAAGAACATATCTGTGTGGGGAGGTCGATGAACCTACTAAGCAGCTTGTAAAG GTCACTAAAGAGTGCATGCTAAGGGGCATATCAGCCTGCAAACATGGTGTTAGCTTTAAGGCAATTGGAGAGAGAATAAG TGAACATGTGAACAAGTACGGCTACAGCATCGATCCCTTCATCGGGCACGGAGTTGGGACGATCTTCCATTCAGAACCCATCATATGGCACACCT ATGATTATGAGCCAGGATTCATGGTCGCAGGCCAGACATTCACAATCG AGCCTACCCTGTCCATGGGGAGCACACGGTGCGAGGTGTGGGACGACGGCTGGACCGCCATTACGGTGGATGGCAGCCTCAACGCGCAGTTCGAGCATACGGTGCTGGTTACCGTCAATGGCGCAGAGATTCTCACAAAGTGTTAA
- the LOC109732160 gene encoding methionine aminopeptidase 1B, chloroplastic isoform X4 — protein MKLLVSPPPPLFPSSPCRRSGKAILQKHFHAVATRESCKCGEANRTAICRVAETHGSEQVKGREPLRRGTVSPRLPVPEHIRRPPYDGTDHLPDVNPGRQMHDRESIVHMRAACELAARVLQYAGTMVKPSVTTDEIDRAVHQMIIDAGAYPSPLGYGGFPKSVCTSVNECICHGIPDSRALRDGDIINIDVTIYLNGYHGDTSRTYLCGEVDEPTKQLVKVTKECMLRGISACKHGVSFKAIGERISEHVNKYGYSIDPFIGHGVGTIFHSEPIIWHTYDYEPGFMVAGQTFTIVSKLLG, from the exons ATGAAGCTCCTCGTGTCACCTCCGCCGCCGCTGTTCCCCTCCTCCCCCTGCCGCCGTTCAG GTAAGGCTATTCTCCAGAAGCATTTCCATGCGGTAGCAACACGAGAATCTTGCAAATGCGGGGAAGCCAACAGAACGGCGATCTGCAG gGTTGCAGAGACCCATGGCTCTGAACAAGTAAAGGGAAGGGAACCACTTAGGCGCGGCACGGTCAGTCCACGCCTCCCGGTGCCCGAGCACATCCGCCGACCGCCTTACGATGGTACCGATCATCTGCCAGATGTAAATCCCGGTCGGCAAATGCATGACCGTGAGAGCATCGTTCATATGAGAGCCGCATGCGAGCTTGCTGCCCGAGTTCTTCAGTATGCAGGAACAATGGTGAAG CCCTCCGTGACGACAGATGAAATCGACAGGGCAGTTCATCAGATGATCATTGATGCTGGTGCCTACCCTTCTCCCCTTGGATACGGCGGGTTCCCGAAGAGCGTCTGCACGTCGGTGAATGAGTGCATCTGCCATGGAATTCCTGACTCACGCGCACTACGG GATGGGGATATCATCAACATTGATGTTACAATCTACTTAAAT GGATATCATGGTGACACCTCAAGAACATATCTGTGTGGGGAGGTCGATGAACCTACTAAGCAGCTTGTAAAG GTCACTAAAGAGTGCATGCTAAGGGGCATATCAGCCTGCAAACATGGTGTTAGCTTTAAGGCAATTGGAGAGAGAATAAG TGAACATGTGAACAAGTACGGCTACAGCATCGATCCCTTCATCGGGCACGGAGTTGGGACGATCTTCCATTCAGAACCCATCATATGGCACACCT ATGATTATGAGCCAGGATTCATGGTCGCAGGCCAGACATTCACAATCG TCAGCAAACTCTTAGGATGA
- the LOC109732160 gene encoding methionine aminopeptidase 1B, chloroplastic isoform X2, with the protein MKLLVSPPPPLFPSSPCRRSGKAILQKHFHAVATRESCKCGEANRTAICRVAETHGSEQVKGREPLRRGTVSPRLPVPEHIRRPPYDGTDHLPDVNPGRQMHDRESIVHMRAACELAARVLQYAGTMVKSVCTSVNECICHGIPDSRALRDGDIINIDVTIYLNGYHGDTSRTYLCGEVDEPTKQLVKVTKECMLRGISACKHGVSFKAIGERISEHVNKYGYSIDPFIGHGVGTIFHSEPIIWHTYDYEPGFMVAGQTFTIEPTLSMGSTRCEVWDDGWTAITVDGSLNAQFEHTVLVTVNGAEILTKC; encoded by the exons ATGAAGCTCCTCGTGTCACCTCCGCCGCCGCTGTTCCCCTCCTCCCCCTGCCGCCGTTCAG GTAAGGCTATTCTCCAGAAGCATTTCCATGCGGTAGCAACACGAGAATCTTGCAAATGCGGGGAAGCCAACAGAACGGCGATCTGCAG gGTTGCAGAGACCCATGGCTCTGAACAAGTAAAGGGAAGGGAACCACTTAGGCGCGGCACGGTCAGTCCACGCCTCCCGGTGCCCGAGCACATCCGCCGACCGCCTTACGATGGTACCGATCATCTGCCAGATGTAAATCCCGGTCGGCAAATGCATGACCGTGAGAGCATCGTTCATATGAGAGCCGCATGCGAGCTTGCTGCCCGAGTTCTTCAGTATGCAGGAACAATGGTGAAG AGCGTCTGCACGTCGGTGAATGAGTGCATCTGCCATGGAATTCCTGACTCACGCGCACTACGG GATGGGGATATCATCAACATTGATGTTACAATCTACTTAAAT GGATATCATGGTGACACCTCAAGAACATATCTGTGTGGGGAGGTCGATGAACCTACTAAGCAGCTTGTAAAG GTCACTAAAGAGTGCATGCTAAGGGGCATATCAGCCTGCAAACATGGTGTTAGCTTTAAGGCAATTGGAGAGAGAATAAG TGAACATGTGAACAAGTACGGCTACAGCATCGATCCCTTCATCGGGCACGGAGTTGGGACGATCTTCCATTCAGAACCCATCATATGGCACACCT ATGATTATGAGCCAGGATTCATGGTCGCAGGCCAGACATTCACAATCG AGCCTACCCTGTCCATGGGGAGCACACGGTGCGAGGTGTGGGACGACGGCTGGACCGCCATTACGGTGGATGGCAGCCTCAACGCGCAGTTCGAGCATACGGTGCTGGTTACCGTCAATGGCGCAGAGATTCTCACAAAGTGTTAA
- the LOC109732160 gene encoding methionine aminopeptidase 1B, chloroplastic isoform X5, translating to MKLLVSPPPPLFPSSPCRRSGKAILQKHFHAVATRESCKCGEANRTAICRVAETHGSEQVKGREPLRRGTVSPRLPVPEHIRRPPYDGTDHLPDVNPGRQMHDRESIVHMRAACELAARVLQYAGTMVKPSVTTDEIDRAVHQMIIDAGAYPSPLGYGGFPKSVCTSVNECICHGIPDSRALRDGDIINIDVTIYLNGYHGDTSRTYLCGEVDEPTKQLVKVTKECMLRGISACKHGVSFKAIGERISEHVNKYGYSIDPFIGHGVGTIFHSEPIIWHT from the exons ATGAAGCTCCTCGTGTCACCTCCGCCGCCGCTGTTCCCCTCCTCCCCCTGCCGCCGTTCAG GTAAGGCTATTCTCCAGAAGCATTTCCATGCGGTAGCAACACGAGAATCTTGCAAATGCGGGGAAGCCAACAGAACGGCGATCTGCAG gGTTGCAGAGACCCATGGCTCTGAACAAGTAAAGGGAAGGGAACCACTTAGGCGCGGCACGGTCAGTCCACGCCTCCCGGTGCCCGAGCACATCCGCCGACCGCCTTACGATGGTACCGATCATCTGCCAGATGTAAATCCCGGTCGGCAAATGCATGACCGTGAGAGCATCGTTCATATGAGAGCCGCATGCGAGCTTGCTGCCCGAGTTCTTCAGTATGCAGGAACAATGGTGAAG CCCTCCGTGACGACAGATGAAATCGACAGGGCAGTTCATCAGATGATCATTGATGCTGGTGCCTACCCTTCTCCCCTTGGATACGGCGGGTTCCCGAAGAGCGTCTGCACGTCGGTGAATGAGTGCATCTGCCATGGAATTCCTGACTCACGCGCACTACGG GATGGGGATATCATCAACATTGATGTTACAATCTACTTAAAT GGATATCATGGTGACACCTCAAGAACATATCTGTGTGGGGAGGTCGATGAACCTACTAAGCAGCTTGTAAAG GTCACTAAAGAGTGCATGCTAAGGGGCATATCAGCCTGCAAACATGGTGTTAGCTTTAAGGCAATTGGAGAGAGAATAAG TGAACATGTGAACAAGTACGGCTACAGCATCGATCCCTTCATCGGGCACGGAGTTGGGACGATCTTCCATTCAGAACCCATCATATGGCACACCT AG
- the LOC109732159 gene encoding oxygen-dependent coproporphyrinogen-III oxidase, chloroplastic: MERETPEAAPPPTFLRGEEASSGSSSARARFERLIRRVQAEVCAALEAVEEGSGGGGVVFREDAWTRPGGGGGISRVLQGGHVFEKAAVNVSVVYGVMPPDAYRAARPDAAAGVEKAGPVPFFAAGVSSVIHPNNPFAPTLHFNYRYFETEAPQDAPGAPRQWWFGGGTDLTPSYIIEEDIKHFHSVQKQACDKFDPTFYPRFKKWCDDYFHIKHRGERRGVGGIFFDDLNDHDQETLLDFATECAASVIPAYIPIIERRKDTPFTEDHRAWQQLRRGRYVEFNLVYDRGTTFGLKTGGRIESILVSLPLTARWEYDHKPQEGTEEWKLLDVCINPKEWI; the protein is encoded by the exons ATGGAGCGGGAGACGCCGGAAGCCGCGCCACCGCCGACATTTCTCCGCGGGGAGGAGGCGTCGTCGGGGTCTTCGTCGGCGCGCGCGCGGTTCGAGCGCCTGATCCGGCGGGTGCAGGCGGAGGTGTGCGCGGCGCTCGAGGCAGTCGAGgagggcagcggcggcggtggcgtggTGTTTCGGGAGGACGCGTGGACGCGCCCGGGCGGAGGCGGCGGTATCAGCCGCGTGCTGCAGGGCGGCCACGTGTTCGAGAAGGCCGCCGTGAACGTGTCCGTCGTCTACGGAGTCATGCCCCCAGACGCGTACCGCGCGGCGAGGCCCGACGCGGCGGCGGGCGTGGAGAAGGCCGGGCCCGTGCCCTTCTTCGCTGCCGGCGTTAGCTCG GTTATCCACCCAAACAATCCCTTCGCGCCAACATTGCATTTCAACTACAGATATTTCGAGACAGAGGCACCGCAAG ATGCTCCTGGGGCACCCAGGCAGTGGTGGTTTGGAGGTGGTACTGACTTGACACCATCGTACATCATCGAAGAGGACATCAAACATTTTCATTCT GTTCAAAAACAAGCATGCGATAAGTTTGATCCAACCTTCTACCCAAGATTCAAAAAATGGTGCGATGATTATTTCCATATCAAG CATCGTGGTGAACGCCGTGGGGTGGGCGGAATATTCTTTGATGATCTCAATGACCATGATCAAGAAACTCTTCTTGACTTCGCGACAG AGTGTGCGGCCTCTGTAATTCCTGCATACATCCCCATCATAGAACGTCGGAAAGATACCCCATTTACAGAAGACCACAGGGCATGGCAGCAGCTACGGAGAGGTCGCTATGTGGAATTCAACCTC GTCTACGATCGTGGCACCACATTTGGCCTCAAAACTGGAGGAAGGATTGAGAGTATCCTTGTTTCCCTCCCTCTGACCGCACGGTGGGAGTATGATCAT AAACCGCAAGAAGGGACTGAAGAATGGAAACTTCTCGACGTGTGCATCAATCCAAAGGAATGGATCTGA